The following are from one region of the Muntiacus reevesi chromosome 3, mMunRee1.1, whole genome shotgun sequence genome:
- the PRRC2B gene encoding protein PRRC2B isoform X1: protein MSDRLGQITKGKDGKSKYSTLSLFDKYKGKSVDSIRSSVIPRHGLQSLGKVATARRMPPPANLPSLKSENKGNDPNIVIVPKDGTGWANKQDQQDPKSSSATASQPPESLPQPGLQKSVSNLQKPTQSISQENTNSAPGGPKSWAQLNGKPAGHEGGLRASSRLLSFSPEEFPTLKAAGGQDKAGKEKGVLDLSYGPGPSLRPQNVTSWREGGGRNIISATSLSASPTELGSRNSSAGDGAPSSACTSDSKDPSLRPAQPVRKGASQFLGNVYHPPTYHDMLPAFMCSPQSSENQGTVERGSFPFPQLRLEPRVPFRQFQTNDQDGKENRLGVSRPTRPLRPLVERAPRPTIVNAENLKGLDDLDTDADDGWAGLHEEVDYSEKLKFSDDEEEEEVVKDGRPKWNSWDPRRQRQLSLSSADSADAKRTQEEGKDWSETGGVTRVVRKAPEPQPPSRKPHSWASGPDYQQKSSMGTVFRQQSAEDKEDKPPPRQKFVQSEMSEAVERARKRREEEERRAREERLAACAAKLKQLDQKCKQAQRANEAQKQAEKEAPRSPGAEKVAPQENGPAVHKGSPEFSAQETASTFSEEVPTVPPAVTQSGGSEEGPRETGSPAQEFNKYQKSLPPRFQRQQQQQQQEQLYKMQHWQPVYPPPSHPQRTFYPHHPQMLGFDPRWMMMPSYMDPRIPPARTPVDFYPSALHPSGLMKPIMPPDSLSGTGCRSEDQSCVPPLPERKVTTIDPAPVWSPEGYMALQSKGYSLPHPKSSDSLAMDVHVRSESSYSASPGRSGGMSAQRELLEERGQEYLSASDKKAPADCDSRVSSQRVGQELLFPPQENGQEAGTPVSHTPNLRCSPLEPDFAPTEKKPEYGDWDVNHQSKVTDPDAAVEKEVPREEPPFSVSSWEKEGSPSKPPALEPEWTPEARGTSSQHPEQTGRTRRSGPIKKPVLKALKVEDKEKELEKVKPELAEGSTRLARGTGPVHEAAEGEDQENDPALANAAPATSEEQGSARASLGRETSRPEEDNKPDGAPEARPSREASHTPPTKRNNWIFIDEEQAFGSRGPARGRGRGFREFTFRGRPTGSGLCGGGVLGARGLYSGSQRSGRGRGPREFGPPDDFPRAKPRRRIASETHSEGSEYEELPKRRRQRGAEPGDEGALPEREETTGRKGDFRESWRSGRMHPEDHGGPEAKNRGPRAFGRALPPRLSNCAYGRRTFAAKEVAPWPSRGSGASWQEPGPPDACGARRPLDRDYIPDTYRRPDTLGSRGFEDGRVEDKRAFFQDDHAADSENAENRPFRRRRPPRQDKPPRFRRLRQEREALGLWGPEDEPPLAAGQWPGRPRPCPGDRSSATGRRSPELAYQNSSDHANEEWETASESSDFSERRERRAGPELDPQADGGPPGVSAGEKKELAKRSFSGQRPLVDRQSRKLEPGGFGEKSVRPGGGDTSPRYESHQNGTPLKAKRSPDEALPGGLGCGNGTGHYTLERAAHAASDVTEASCEKAEEAKLAAQRSGEHGETMKPFDLNYGHAVIENCGPSPGEESAVGALVGEGFIEVLTKKQRRLLEEERRKKEQAVQVPVKGRSLSSRIPPRFAKKQNSLCLEQGDGPVSGSSLGTEIWESSSQALPLQASTSDSWTKAATAFTSTEPGSAEQGFKSSQGDSGVDLSAESRESSATSSQRSSPYGTLKPEEASGPGLEPKADGHKEQTQKQSEPKDSEQGSGQSKEHRPGPIGNERSLKNRKGSEGAERLQGAVVPPVNGVEIHVDSVLPVPPIEFGVSPKDSDFSLQPGSASGPVGNPVVKLQDALASNAGLAPSIPILRRDHHIQRAIGLSHMSFPTADLTLKMESARKAWENSPSLPEQSSPGGAGSGLQPPSSGGASSGVSYSSFGGVSMPPVPVASVAPSASLPGSHLPPLYLDGHVFASQPRLVPQTIPQQQSYQQAAAAQQIPISLHTSLQAQAQLGLRGGLPVSQSQEIFSSLQPFRSQVYMHPSLSPPSTMILSGGTALKAPYSAFPGMQPLEMVKPQSGSPYQPMSGSQTLVYEGPLSQAAGLGASQMLDSQLPQQLTMPLPGSQLPLPRYGSGQQPLLLPQSIQLPQAQSLSVGAPRRILAPGSQPSVLNTSRESSQMEMKGFHFADSKQNVPSGGSVPSPQTYRPSSASPSGKPSGSAVNMGSVQGHYVQQAKQRVDEKPGLGAVKLQEPPSAASPLKRTGAIKPRAVKVEESKA, encoded by the exons GTGGACCAAAGTCATGGGCACAGCTGAATGGAAAGCCAGCAGGACACGAAGGTG GTTTAAGGGCCTCAAGCCGACTGTTATCCTTCTCTCCCGAGGAATTTCCGACGCTGAAAGCAGCTGGAGGGCAGGACAAGGCTGGCAAAGAAAAGGGCGTCTTAGATCTGTCGTATGGGCCAGGACCAAGCCTCCGCCCTCAGA ATGTGACAAGCTGGAGGGAGGGCGGTGGGCGAAACATAATTTCTGCCACGTCTCTGAGCGCCTCCCCAACTGAGCTGGGCAGCAGGAACTCGAGTGCGGGAGACGGAGCCCCCTCCTCGGCATGTACCAGCGATTCTAAGGACCCCTCTCTCCGCCCGGCTCAGCCTGTCCGAAAAGGGGCTTCACAGTTCTTGGGGAATGTATACCACCCACCTACATACCATGACATGCTTCCTGCTTTT ATGTGTTCACCACAGTCATCAGAGAACCAGGGTACAGTGGAACGAGGATCTTTTCCCTTTCCTCAGCTCCGTCTTGAGCCCCGTGTCCCTTTTAGACAGTTCCAGACGAATGACCAAGACGG aaaagaaaacagactggGAGTGAGCCGCCCAACCCGTCCCCTGAGGCCACTGGTGGAGCGGGCGCCACGACCCACCATCGTCAACGCAGAAAACCTGAAGGGCCTCGACGACCTGGACACCGACGCCGATGATGGCTGGGCAG GCCTCCATGAAGAAGTGGACTACTCCGAGAAGCTGAAGTTCAGtgatgatgaggaggaggaggaagtggtgaAGGACGGCAGGCCAAAGTG GAACAGTTGGGACCCCAGGAGGCAGCGGCAGTTGTCCTTGAGCTCTGCAGACAGTGCTGATGCCAAGCGCAcccaagaggaaggaaaagactgGAGTGAAACAGGAGGCGTGACCCGTGTCGTCCGGAAGGCGCCGGAACCTCAGCCGCCTTCCAGGAAGCCGCACAGCTGGGCGTCGGGCCCTGATTACCAG CAGAAGTCCTCAATGGGCACCGTATTTCGGCAGCAGTCTGCCGAGGACAAAGAGGACAAGCCCCCCCCGCGGCAGAAGTTCGTCCAGTCGGAGATGTCCGAGGCTGTGGAGCGAGCCCGGAAGCGCCGGGAGGAAGAGGAGCGCCGGGCGCGTGAGGAGAGGCTGGCAGCCTGTGCCGCCAAACTCAAGCAGCTTGACCAGAAGTGCAAGCAGGCTCAGCGTGCGAATGAGGCCCAGaagcaggcagagaaggaagCTCCCCGCTCTCCGGGGGCTGAGAAGGTGGCTCCCCAGGAGAACGGCCCTGCCGTCCACAAAG GCTCCCCTGAGTTCTCTGCCCAGGAGACCGCCAGCACGTTTTCAGAAGAAGTCCCCACAGTTCCTCCAGCAGTGACTCAGAGTGGCGGCAGTGAGGAGGGGCCCAGGGAGACTGGGTCCCCTGCGCAGGAATTCAACAAGTACCAAAAGTCACTCCCTCCCAGGTTCCagcgccagcagcagcagcagcagcag GAGCAGCTGTACAAGATGCAGCACTGGCAGCCGGTGTACCCTCCGCCGTCCCACCCGCAGCGCACCTTCTACCCGCACCACCCCCAGATGCTGGGCTTCGACCCCAGGTGGATGATGATGCCCTCTTACATGGACCCACGGATCCCACCCGCTCGGACGCCAGTGGATTTCTATCCCTCGGCCCTGCATCCCTCGG GATTGATGAAACCCATAATGCCCCCGGATTCCCTCAGTGGGACCGGCTGTCGCTCTGAGGACCAGAGCTGTGTGCCCCCGCTGCCAGAAAGGAAGGTGACCACCATTGACCCCGCCCCTGTGTGGAGCCCTGAGGGTTACATGGCATTGCAGAGCAAGGGCTACTCACTGCCCCACCCGAAATCCAGCGACAGTTTGGCCATGGACGTGCATGTCAG GAGTGAAAGCTCTTACTCTGCCTCCCCCGGAAGGTCAGGGGGCATGAGTGCCCAGCGCGAGCTCCTTGAGGAGAGAGGGCAGGAGTACTTGAGCGCTTCTGACAAGAAGGCCCCAGCAGACTGTGACTCCCGTGTCTCCTCTCAGAGAGTAGGCCAGGAGCTTTTGTTTCCACCCCAAGAAAATGGTCAGGAAGCAGGCACTCCTGTGAGTCACACCCCAAACCTCAGGTGCTCCCCACTGGAGCCTGACTTTGCCCCCACAGAGAAAAAGCCCGAGTATGGTGACTGGGACGTGAACCACCAGTCAAAGGTCACCGACCCAGACGCTGCGGTTGAGAAGGAGGTACCGCGGGAGGAGCCACCCTTCAGTGTCTCCTcctgggagaaggaagggagcCCGAGTAAGCCGCCAGCTCTGGAGCCTGAGTGGACGCCAGAAGCCCGGGGCACCAGCAGCCAGCACCCAGAGCAGACTGGCAGGACCCGTAGGTCCGGCCCCATCAAGAAACCTGTCCTGAAGGCCCTCAAGGTGGAGGACAAGGAGAAGGAGCTCGAGAAGGTAAAGCCGGAGCTGGCAGAGGggagcacccgcctggcccggggGACGGGGCCTGTCCACGAGGCAGCTGAGGGCGAGGACCAAGAGAATGACCCTGCGCTGGCCAATGCGGCTCCGGCCACTTCGGAGGAGCAGGGCTCAGCCCGTGCCAGCTTGGGCCGTGAGACCAGCCGTCCCGAGGAGGACAACAAGCCTGATGGGGCCCCGGAGGCCAGACCCTCCAGGGAGGCCAGCCACACACCCCCAACCAAGAGGAATAACTGGATCTTTATTGATGAGGAGCAAGCCTTTGGGAGCCGAGGGCCAGCCCGGGGCCGAGGCCGCGGGTTCCGAGAGTTCACCTTTCGTGGGCGACCCACTGGTAGCGGCCTGTGTGGCGGGGGTGTCCTTGGGGCACGGGGCCTCTACAGCGGCAGCCAGAGGAGTGGCCGGGGCCGGGGGCCACGGGAGTTTGGGCCGCCAGATGACTTCCCTCGGGCCAAGCCCCGGCGGAGGATTGCCAGTGAGACCCACAGCGAGGGCTCTGAGTATGAGGAGCTTCCCAAGCGGCGGCGGCAGCGAGGTGCTGAGCCCGGGGATGAGGGTGCACTCCCGGAGCGGGAGGAGACCACGGGAAGGAAGGGCGACTTCAGGGAGTCCTGGCGGTCTGGTAGGATGCACCCCGAGGACCACGGTGGGCCTGAGGCCAAGAATCGAGGCCCCCGGGCCTTTGGGCGTGCCCTCCCCCCGCGTCTGAGCAACTGTGCGTACGGCCGGAGAACCTTCGCGGCCAAGGAGGTGGCCCCTTGGCCCAGCCGGGGTTCTGGTGCCTCCTGGCAGGAGCCTGGCCCCCCTGATGCATGTGGGGCCCGGCGGCCCTTAGACAGAGACTACATCCCAGACACCTACAGACGCCCCGACACCTTGGGCTCCCGGGGCTTCGAGGATGGCCGCGTGGAGGACAAGAGGGCCTTCTTCCAAGATGACCACGCAGCAGATTCCGAAAATGCAGAGAACCGGCCCTTCAGGCGAAGGCGGCCTCCGCGCCAGGACAAGCCCCCCCGCTTCCGGCGACTCCGACAGGAAAGGGAGGCCCTGGGCCTGTGGGGGCCGGAGGACGAGCCACCCCTGGCAGCCGGCCAGTGGCCGGGCCGTCCCAGACCCTGCCCTGGGGACAGGAGCAGCGCCACAGGCCGCAGGTCCCCAGAGCTCGCCTATCAGAACTCCTCCGACCACGCCAATGAGGAGTGGGAGACTGCGTCCGAGAGCAGTGACTTCAGCGAGAGGCGGGAGCGACGGGCCGGCCCCGAGCTGGACCCCCAGGCCGATGGCGGCCCCCCCGGGGTGAGCGCAGGCGAGAAGAAGGAGCTGGCCAAGCGGAGCTTCTCGGGCCAGAGACCCCTGGTGGACAGGCAGAGCCGGAAGCTGGAGCCGGGAGGGTTTGGGGAGAAGTCTGTTAGGCCAGGTGGCGGTGACACTTCTCCCCGCTATGAGAGTCATCAGAACGGGACGCCTCTGAAAGCCAAAAG GTCCCCAGACGAGGCCTTGCCTGGAGGTCTTGGCTGTGGCAATGGGACTGGCCACTACACGCTGGAGCGGGCAGCCCATGCTGCCTCTGATGTCACCGAAGCCTCCTGTGAGAAGGCAGAGGAGGCCAAGTTGGCCGCCCAGAGGTCAGGCGAGCATGGAGAGACCATGAAACCATTTGATCTGAACTACGGAC ACGCCGTCATTGAAAATTGCGGACCCAGCCCTGGGGAGGAGAGTGCGGTGGGCGCTCTGGTGGGCGAAGGCTTCATTGAGGTCCTGACCAAGAAGCAGCGTCGCCtgctggaggaggagaggagaaagaaggagcAAGCTGTGCAG GTTCCTGTCAAAGGCCGAAGTCTGTCCTCTCGAATTCCTCCTCGGTTTGCGAAGAAGCAGAACAGCCTGTGCCTGGAGCAGGGCGACGGGCCGGTGTCCGGTAGCAGCCTGGGCACCGAGATCTGGGAGAGCAGCAGCCAGG CCCTCCCCCTTCAGGCCTCAACCAGTGACTCCTGGACCAAAGCTGCCACTGCCTTCACCAGCACCGAGCCTGGCTCTGCTGAG CAGGGCTTTAAGAGCAGCCAGGGAGACAGCGGTGTTGACCTGAGCGCCGAGTCCCGAGAGTCCTCAGCGACCTCCTCGCAGCGCAGCTCCCCATATGGCACCCTGAAGCCCGAAGAGGCAAGCGGGCCTGGCCTGGAGCCCAAGGCCGACGGCCACAAGGAGCAGACTCAAAAGCAGTCAGAGCCAAAG GATTCAGAACAAGGCTCAGGACAGAGCAAGGAGCACAGACCAGGACCCATCGGCAATGAGCGctctctgaaaaacagaaagggCTCCGAGGGGGCCGAACGGCTGCAGGGGGCTGTGGTTCCCCCTGTTAATGGGGTGGAGATTCACGTCGACTCTGTGCTGCCGGTGCCACCCATTGAATTTGGAGTCAGTCCGAAG GACTCTGATTTCAGCTTGCAGCCCGGCTCTGCCTCTGGCCCCGTGGGGAACCCAGTTGTCAAACTTCAGGACGCGTTGGCCAGTAAC GCCGGGCTGGCCCCCAGCATCCCCATCCTACGGCGGGACCACCACATCCAGAGGGCCATCGGTCTCTCCCACATGTCCTTCCCCACCGCCGACCTCACTCTGAAG ATGGAGTCTGCACGCAAGGCTTGGGAAAACTCACCCAGCTTGCCAGAGCAGAGCTCGCCAGGAGGCGCCGGCTCAGGCCTGCAGCCCCCATCCTCCGGGGGGGCCTCCAGCGGGGTCAGCTATAGCTCCTTTGGCGGCGTCTCCATGCCCCCCGTGCCCGTGGCCTCAGTCGCACCTTCTGCATCCCTTCCAG GCAGTCACCTGCCACCTCTCTACCTGGATGGCCATGTGTTTGCAAGTCAGCCCCGGCTGGTTCCTCAGACCATACCTCAGCAGCAGAGTTACCAACAG GCTGCCGCTGCCCAGCAGATCCCAATTTCCCTTCACACATCTCTGCAAGCTCAAGCCCAGCTGGGACTGCGGGGCGGGCTGCCCGTCTCCCAGTCTCAGGAGATCTTCAGCTCCTTACAACCCTTCAG GTCTCAGGTGTACATGCACCCCAGCCTGTCACCGCCCAGCACCATGATCCTCTCCGGAGGCACAGCCTTGAAGGCCCCCTACTCGGCGTTCCCAGGCATGCAGcccctggagatggtgaagccCCAGTCCGGCTCGCCCTACCAGCCCATGAGTGGAAGCCAGACCCTGGTCTATGAGGGCCCGCTCAGCCAGGCGGCCGGGCTCGGCGCCTCCCAGATGTTGGACTCCCAGCTCCCGCAG CAGCTGACGATGCCCCTGCCTGGCTCCCAGCTGCCTCTGCCCCGGTACGGCTCCGGgcagcagccgctgctcctgCCACAGTCCATCCAGCTGCCCCAGGCGCAGAGCCTCTCGGTCGGGGCCCCCCGCAGGATCCTCGCCCCTGGGTCCCAGCCTTCGGTCCTCAACACCAGCAGAGAG TCCTCTCAGATGGAGATGAAGGGCTTCCACTTTGCCGACAGTAAACAGAATGTTCCTTCAGGAGGCTCTGTGCCGTCGCCGCAGACCTACAG GCCTAGCTCTGCTAGCCCCAGTGGGAAGCCCTCTGGATCAGCAGTTAACATGGGCTCTGTGCAGGGACACTACGTTCAACAG GCAAAGCAGCGAGTGGATGAAAAGCCCGGCCTGGGAGCCGTGAAGCTGCAGGAGCCGCCTTCAGCTGCTTCCCCGCTGAAGCGAACGGGAGCGATCAAGCCCCGGGCGGTCAAGGTGGAGGAGAGCAAGGCCTGA